Proteins encoded together in one Bacteroides ovatus window:
- a CDS encoding SusC/RagA family TonB-linked outer membrane protein, with protein MKNLQSRTKVRLLQSFLLISLSLFFLVNPAYAQGGFAVKGVIVDKTGFPLPGANVMEKGTSNGTITDLDGNFSLNVSKKGVTLTVSFMGYTPKDVVVKDKTMNITLEENSKLLDEVVVVGYGTMKKRDVTGAITSISSEAIEQKMATNVFEALQGTTAGVQVVSGSGQPGESSSIKIRGTSTFSAEGVTPLYIVDGVPLESIDGINTNDITSMEILKDAASAAIYGSRSANGVIIITTKSGQEGKARIDIKYNHSWGTLSHKVPQANRKERLLYDQYRKEYFETYGGGNPDESSDILNDPLNSFFNVDNDYLDMITSTAQKDQVDISVGGGTKKLKYFINTGYYNEKGIISNTGFQRLNTRINSDYSPTDWMNMGSRISLTYSKKKGLNEGTLLSAVLTRRPYFNTYYPDGSLVGVFNGQKNPIAQVNYTTDFTDSYKANFFQFFEIKFNKYLKFRANINANFYLDKRKKLEPSLITDEWQKQNKGYSYNYLNWNWMNEDILTYARKIKDHNFTAMVGVSAQQWRYENETFVGINSSTDFIYTMNAFAANLDLSSTGSTLSNHSMASIFARVTYDYKGRYLLNAIMRRDGSSRFAKENKWGNFPSVSVGWRFSDEKFMKFSKKFLEDGKIRASFGITGNEAIGNYDYIYSYSPNSIYDGVGGVIPTRIGKDNLKWEETKQFNLGLDLNFWNSRLTVTADYYDKYTDGLLANYQLPKESGFAYMKTNVGEMSNRGFEIAVTGDIIRTKDWKWNASFNISRNINRIEKLSEGKAYMEGDIWWMQEGGRVGDFYGFKSAGVFAYDESNAFTDKWEQLTPVFENGVFQYKYLLDGKEYTGNIRQKTLPNGKPFRGGDYNWEEPEGARDGVIDDNDRMVIGNAMPDVTGGLNTTVTWKNLSLYLGFYYSLGGQIYNAAEHNRNMFKYTGTTPSPEVIHNMWLHPGDQAIYPRPYNDDYNNARMGNSFYLEDASFIRLQNIRVAYDLPENWIKKLMLKNINIYAFVNNALTWTNYSGFDPEFSTNNPLQVGKDSYRYPRKREYGIGFSANF; from the coding sequence ATGAAAAATTTGCAGAGTAGGACAAAAGTGCGGTTGCTTCAGTCGTTCCTTTTGATTTCCTTGAGTCTCTTTTTCCTTGTCAATCCGGCTTATGCTCAAGGCGGGTTTGCAGTGAAGGGAGTTATTGTGGATAAAACAGGATTTCCTTTGCCTGGCGCCAATGTGATGGAAAAGGGAACATCTAATGGAACAATTACAGATTTAGATGGTAATTTCTCATTGAATGTTTCGAAGAAGGGAGTTACTTTGACTGTATCATTCATGGGATATACCCCTAAAGATGTGGTAGTGAAAGATAAAACAATGAATATTACGCTTGAAGAGAACTCTAAGTTATTGGACGAAGTAGTGGTAGTGGGTTACGGTACGATGAAAAAGCGTGATGTAACAGGAGCTATTACTTCCATCTCAAGCGAGGCCATTGAGCAAAAAATGGCTACTAATGTTTTTGAAGCACTGCAAGGTACTACTGCCGGTGTACAGGTGGTGTCCGGTTCCGGACAGCCCGGTGAATCTTCTTCTATCAAAATTCGTGGTACTTCCACGTTCTCTGCCGAAGGTGTGACTCCTCTTTATATTGTAGATGGTGTTCCTTTGGAAAGTATCGATGGTATCAATACCAATGATATTACTTCTATGGAGATTTTGAAGGATGCCGCTTCTGCAGCTATCTACGGTTCCCGTTCGGCGAACGGTGTGATTATTATCACTACCAAAAGTGGGCAGGAAGGTAAAGCCCGTATTGATATCAAGTATAATCACTCGTGGGGTACATTGTCTCACAAGGTTCCACAAGCAAACCGTAAAGAACGTTTGTTGTACGACCAGTATCGTAAAGAGTATTTTGAAACATACGGCGGAGGTAATCCGGATGAAAGTAGTGATATACTGAATGATCCGTTGAACTCTTTCTTTAATGTGGATAACGATTATCTGGACATGATTACAAGCACTGCACAAAAAGATCAGGTGGATATCAGTGTAGGTGGTGGTACAAAGAAACTGAAATATTTCATCAATACCGGTTATTATAATGAGAAAGGTATTATTTCCAATACAGGTTTCCAGAGATTAAATACTCGTATCAACTCCGATTATTCACCGACAGACTGGATGAATATGGGTAGCCGTATTTCTTTGACTTATTCTAAAAAGAAAGGTCTGAATGAAGGTACTTTATTGAGCGCAGTGTTGACTCGTCGTCCTTATTTCAATACTTATTATCCGGATGGCTCTTTGGTCGGAGTGTTTAACGGTCAGAAGAACCCTATTGCGCAGGTCAATTATACCACCGACTTTACTGATTCTTATAAGGCTAACTTCTTCCAGTTCTTTGAAATCAAATTCAACAAGTATTTGAAGTTTAGAGCTAATATTAATGCCAACTTCTATCTGGATAAACGCAAAAAACTCGAACCGAGTCTTATCACCGATGAATGGCAGAAACAGAATAAAGGTTATTCTTATAATTACCTGAACTGGAACTGGATGAATGAAGACATCCTTACTTATGCACGCAAAATAAAAGATCATAATTTTACGGCCATGGTAGGTGTTAGTGCACAGCAGTGGCGTTATGAAAACGAAACATTTGTGGGGATAAACTCGTCTACAGATTTTATCTATACAATGAATGCTTTTGCCGCAAACCTAGATTTGTCATCTACAGGCTCCACATTAAGCAATCACTCTATGGCTTCCATTTTTGCCCGTGTGACTTATGATTATAAAGGAAGATATTTGCTCAATGCCATTATGCGTCGTGACGGTTCTTCTCGTTTTGCCAAAGAGAACAAATGGGGTAATTTCCCTTCCGTATCTGTGGGATGGCGCTTCTCGGATGAGAAATTCATGAAATTTTCGAAAAAGTTTCTCGAAGATGGTAAGATCCGTGCAAGTTTCGGTATCACGGGTAACGAAGCAATCGGCAATTACGACTATATCTACTCTTATTCTCCGAATTCTATTTATGACGGAGTGGGTGGCGTTATTCCGACTCGTATCGGTAAAGACAATCTGAAATGGGAGGAAACTAAACAATTCAACCTTGGTCTGGACTTGAATTTCTGGAATAGCCGTTTGACAGTCACTGCCGATTATTACGATAAATATACAGACGGTTTGCTGGCAAACTACCAATTGCCTAAAGAATCTGGTTTTGCATATATGAAAACCAATGTCGGTGAAATGAGTAACCGAGGCTTTGAAATAGCTGTTACCGGTGATATTATCCGCACGAAGGACTGGAAGTGGAATGCTTCTTTCAATATCTCCAGAAACATCAACCGTATTGAGAAGCTGTCTGAAGGTAAGGCATATATGGAAGGTGATATCTGGTGGATGCAGGAAGGTGGCCGTGTGGGTGACTTCTACGGATTTAAAAGCGCCGGTGTCTTTGCATACGACGAATCGAATGCTTTCACTGATAAATGGGAACAACTGACTCCGGTGTTTGAGAATGGTGTATTTCAGTACAAATATTTGTTGGATGGAAAAGAATATACAGGTAATATTCGTCAGAAGACGTTGCCGAACGGCAAACCGTTCCGTGGTGGAGATTACAACTGGGAAGAACCGGAAGGAGCCCGTGATGGTGTGATTGATGATAATGACCGTATGGTGATCGGTAATGCCATGCCTGATGTAACTGGTGGTTTGAATACAACGGTGACTTGGAAGAATTTGAGTTTATACTTAGGATTCTATTATTCATTGGGAGGACAGATTTATAATGCAGCCGAACATAATCGTAATATGTTCAAATACACCGGAACTACTCCTTCACCGGAAGTCATCCATAATATGTGGTTGCATCCGGGTGACCAGGCAATCTATCCGCGTCCGTATAATGATGATTACAACAATGCCCGTATGGGTAACTCGTTCTATCTGGAAGATGCTTCATTTATTCGTTTACAGAACATACGTGTAGCATACGATCTTCCTGAAAACTGGATAAAGAAGCTGATGTTGAAGAATATAAATATCTACGCTTTTGTAAACAACGCTTTGACATGGACCAACTATTCGGGATTCGATCCTGAATTCTCTACCAACAATCCTCTGCAGGTAGGTAAAGACTCTTACCGTTATCCGAGAAAGAGAGAATATGGTATTGGTTTTTCTGCAAACTTTTAA
- a CDS encoding AraC family transcriptional regulator: MIEDNSLGLEFKYLIVNDMDRKFGLWVNTVGYQSIPPDSPYPLKEHPSGYFFNAEKGRVLREYQLVYITKGRGLFSSDSTSEKQVCKGRLMVLFPGQWHTYRPLRQTGWREYYIGFEGPMIDAIVDDAFLSQEQQILEIGLNEELVSLFSRALAVAEADKISAQQYLSGIVLHMIGMILSVSKNKVFEMSDVDQKIEQAKIIMNENVSGNVDPEELAMRLNISYSWFRRVFKEYTGYAPAKYFQELKLRKAKQMLVGTSQSVKEISFFLGFQSTEYFFSFFKKRTGLTPLEYRSFGREE, encoded by the coding sequence ATGATCGAGGATAATAGTTTGGGATTAGAATTTAAATATCTGATTGTAAATGACATGGACCGTAAATTCGGGCTATGGGTAAATACTGTCGGTTATCAATCCATTCCTCCCGATTCACCTTATCCGTTGAAAGAGCATCCTTCCGGTTACTTCTTTAATGCAGAAAAAGGAAGAGTGCTTCGTGAGTATCAATTGGTATATATCACCAAGGGGCGTGGTTTGTTTTCATCTGATTCTACCTCTGAAAAGCAAGTTTGTAAAGGTCGGTTGATGGTATTGTTTCCCGGACAATGGCATACTTATCGCCCGTTGCGGCAGACTGGTTGGAGGGAATATTATATCGGTTTCGAGGGGCCTATGATAGACGCCATTGTTGATGATGCTTTTTTGTCGCAGGAACAGCAAATACTGGAAATAGGCCTTAATGAAGAGTTAGTCTCATTATTCTCCCGTGCTCTTGCCGTAGCCGAAGCGGATAAGATTTCCGCGCAACAATATCTTTCCGGGATTGTGCTCCACATGATAGGGATGATTCTTTCCGTCTCCAAAAATAAGGTTTTCGAGATGAGTGATGTGGATCAGAAGATCGAACAGGCAAAAATCATTATGAATGAAAATGTTTCCGGCAATGTGGACCCGGAAGAGTTGGCTATGCGACTCAATATTAGTTATTCATGGTTTCGACGTGTTTTTAAGGAGTATACAGGTTATGCTCCGGCTAAATATTTCCAGGAATTGAAACTTCGTAAAGCTAAACAAATGCTGGTGGGAACTTCCCAGTCAGTAAAAGAGATTTCTTTTTTTCTAGGTTTCCAGTCAACCGAATATTTTTTCTCTTTCTTCAAGAAACGTACGGGACTTACTCCGTTGGAGTATCGTTCGTTCGGGCGGGAAGAATGA
- a CDS encoding RagB/SusD family nutrient uptake outer membrane protein codes for MKNIKYFVGAVCLALSLNSCSDFLNEEPVSEIPAGDMWQTARDAKAGINEIYGLLRSTLRENYFYWGEFRSDNVAPGAPVMADQARVINNLMSTDEKCAKWTTLYQMINQANLAIKYIPNISMPDVADRNDYLGQAYALRALAYFYAIRVWGDVPLFIEPTEKYSEAIYKERTDKNYILEHVILPDLKKAEGLINRNKNYERKRISICGVWAIMADAYMWTKEYNLADQTIDKMATIASKKGGRFVDFEPSIATWHTMFTEELTNKPSDDTPENDEYNSREFIFLVHFNMDEVGTNGYSYMYQWFSGSGNRAAVISDKFMSIFDEKDMKGDLRKDYTVKNYQNGNELRKYMAGDISNSLNKTCEVAYPIYRYTDMMLLQAEARAHQGKWGEALDLVKTVRDRAGLNTLTENDFASEEEVVNYILRERQVELAGEGRRWFDLLRTGKWKEVMKPINGMEQDGNELFPIHYSHILENPKIVQNTYYGNTNN; via the coding sequence ATGAAGAATATAAAATATTTTGTTGGAGCTGTATGCCTGGCTCTATCATTGAATAGCTGTTCAGACTTTCTGAATGAGGAACCGGTAAGTGAAATTCCGGCAGGTGACATGTGGCAGACTGCCCGTGACGCTAAGGCAGGTATAAATGAAATCTATGGATTGTTACGTTCCACTTTACGGGAGAACTATTTCTATTGGGGTGAGTTCCGTTCGGATAATGTAGCTCCCGGAGCACCGGTAATGGCCGATCAGGCACGTGTTATCAACAACCTGATGTCTACGGATGAGAAATGTGCAAAGTGGACGACTCTGTATCAGATGATTAACCAAGCAAATCTGGCTATTAAATATATTCCTAATATCAGTATGCCTGATGTGGCAGACCGAAATGACTATCTCGGACAAGCTTATGCATTGCGTGCTTTGGCCTACTTCTATGCTATCCGTGTTTGGGGAGACGTACCTTTGTTTATAGAACCTACTGAAAAGTATTCGGAGGCCATCTACAAAGAGCGTACGGATAAAAACTACATTTTGGAACATGTCATTCTTCCGGACCTGAAGAAAGCGGAAGGACTGATAAACCGTAACAAGAATTACGAACGTAAACGCATTTCTATCTGTGGCGTATGGGCCATCATGGCGGATGCTTATATGTGGACTAAAGAATATAATCTGGCTGACCAGACCATCGATAAGATGGCAACTATTGCTTCCAAAAAAGGCGGTCGTTTTGTAGACTTCGAACCTAGCATTGCTACTTGGCATACTATGTTTACGGAAGAGCTGACTAATAAACCTTCCGATGATACACCGGAAAATGATGAGTATAACTCCAGAGAGTTTATTTTTCTTGTTCATTTCAATATGGATGAAGTCGGCACGAATGGTTACAGTTATATGTATCAATGGTTTTCCGGTTCAGGGAATCGTGCGGCAGTCATATCTGATAAGTTTATGAGTATCTTTGATGAAAAGGATATGAAAGGTGATTTACGTAAAGATTATACAGTGAAGAATTACCAAAATGGAAATGAATTGCGTAAATATATGGCAGGTGACATCAGTAACTCTTTGAATAAGACATGCGAAGTAGCCTATCCAATCTATCGTTACACAGATATGATGTTGTTGCAAGCTGAAGCTCGTGCTCATCAGGGAAAATGGGGGGAAGCTTTGGATTTAGTAAAAACTGTACGTGACCGTGCCGGATTGAATACACTGACTGAAAATGATTTTGCTTCAGAAGAAGAGGTAGTCAATTATATCTTGCGTGAACGTCAGGTGGAGTTAGCCGGTGAAGGACGCCGTTGGTTTGATTTGTTGCGTACCGGAAAGTGGAAGGAAGTGATGAAACCTATTAACGGTATGGAGCAGGACGGCAATGAACTTTTCCCGATCCATTATTCACATATTTTGGAAAATCCGAAGATTGTGCAGAATACGTATTATGGTAATACTAACAACTAA
- a CDS encoding two-component regulator propeller domain-containing protein: protein MRGQKLSKIHFLILLSLLGFISPLQSQEYKFRTLGVEDGLSQITVSDICQDEKSRIWIATLDGLNCFDGNHIKVFNHFHNDSISYGNLYVTQMVEDGQGSLFLLTSTGLFQFDLETEKYYILPVSSPSTLAKGKLGVWIAEGGKLFLYDKNTRSVKPMYAEVHLPDTGPTMVEGSEGNLWVALKDGGVMRVDTCGLMSLYLPGIKVMKLIKSNDQNIWVGSQDHGVFCFSPQGAVIHHYDYNNKSVYTVRDDMARALCQDLEGNIWVGYRSGLSKIEVATGKIFHYQADPNRVGAMSNRSVTSLYTDKQGTVWVGTYWGGVNFFSPEYQHFVHYHASDTGLSFPVVGAMAEDKSGNIWICTEGGGLDLYQPEQGTFKHFNAHTGYHFSTDYLKDVVFDEANNCLWIAADFTNRVNCFHLDNYRNDIYDLEPLGEESVGEALFALADTPRKLYVGTTSAVVSLDKQTLKTEVLFHQKELFTHNYNTLLLDSKNRLWFASDDGCVAYVIDKGWFETYRISLKKQVRSQKELVNVIYEDRKGNIWVGTHGNGLFLLDKKERLFRLHTPESVLSGENIRVLGETPSGNLLIGTGHGLSVLEQKDGKVINFNSKTGFPLTLVNRKSMHVSRNHDIYMGGATGLVAIRESSLSYPPKIYDLELAHLYVNNKEITTGDQTGILNKSFAYTDRIKLNYLQNVFSIGFSTDNFLHIGGGEVEYRLIGSNDEWSENRLGNDITYTNISPGDYVFEIRLKNFPEVIRSLHITITPPFYATWWAYTIYVCVILTILFFVVREYRIRLFLKTSLDFELREKQYIEEMNQSKLRFFTNISHEIRTPITLILGQVDLLLNSGKLSTYAYSKLLNIHKNAGNLKSLITELLDFRKQEQGLLKLKVSQFDLYSLLKEHYVLFKELAANRNISFVLHADCEQCLVWGDRMQLQKVVNNLLSNAFKYTSDGGSISMELADGADECMFSVSDNGAGISEEDYVKIFERFYQAENIGQYGGTGIGLALSQGIVKAHQGDITVESQLGKGSCFKVTLKKGDAHFDSSVSRIEPEQDKEYIYYSEDKELLVKEVQTAQSESGTTDCKLLVIDDNEEIRNILVDIFSPLYTVETASDGEEGYEKVKMMQPDLVISDIMMPGMPGTELCAKIKNNIETCHIPVVLLTALSAPERELEGLRIGADIYVVKPFNMRRLVMQCNNLINTRRLLQNKYAHQLDSKAEKIATNELDQRFIEQATQVVEDNMENPEFSVDVFSREMGVGRTVLFQKIKGITGSTPNNFIMNLRLKKAAYFLQNSPEMNISDIAYRLGFGNPQYFNKCFKELFDIAPTQYRKAHNTSSEPSVK from the coding sequence ATGCGCGGACAAAAACTATCTAAGATCCATTTTCTTATTCTGTTATCTCTTTTAGGATTTATATCTCCTCTTCAATCACAGGAATATAAGTTCAGAACATTGGGTGTGGAGGATGGATTGTCGCAAATAACGGTGAGCGATATTTGTCAGGATGAGAAGTCGCGTATATGGATTGCCACACTGGATGGTCTGAATTGTTTCGATGGCAATCATATTAAAGTCTTTAATCATTTTCATAACGATTCCATCAGTTATGGTAATCTATATGTCACCCAGATGGTGGAGGACGGCCAGGGGAGTCTTTTTCTCTTGACTTCTACCGGACTTTTCCAGTTCGACCTTGAAACGGAGAAATATTATATTCTTCCGGTGTCTTCTCCTTCCACTCTTGCCAAAGGAAAGTTGGGAGTGTGGATTGCAGAAGGGGGAAAACTCTTCTTGTATGATAAGAATACCCGTTCCGTGAAGCCAATGTATGCGGAGGTACATTTGCCGGACACCGGGCCGACAATGGTAGAAGGTTCGGAAGGAAATCTTTGGGTTGCTTTGAAAGATGGCGGGGTGATGCGTGTGGATACTTGTGGATTGATGTCGCTTTATTTGCCCGGAATCAAGGTGATGAAACTGATAAAAAGTAACGATCAGAATATTTGGGTTGGTTCGCAGGATCATGGTGTTTTCTGTTTTTCACCTCAAGGTGCAGTCATACATCATTATGATTATAACAACAAGAGTGTTTACACGGTCCGGGATGATATGGCAAGAGCGCTATGTCAGGATTTGGAAGGGAATATATGGGTAGGTTACAGAAGCGGATTGAGTAAGATTGAGGTGGCTACCGGGAAAATATTTCATTATCAGGCGGATCCTAACCGGGTGGGGGCTATGTCCAATCGTTCGGTGACTTCTCTTTATACGGACAAACAAGGAACTGTCTGGGTGGGGACTTATTGGGGCGGCGTGAATTTCTTCTCACCGGAATATCAACATTTTGTACATTATCATGCTTCGGATACCGGATTGTCTTTTCCGGTGGTGGGTGCTATGGCAGAAGATAAATCCGGAAATATATGGATTTGCACAGAAGGTGGAGGACTGGATTTATATCAACCGGAACAAGGAACATTCAAGCATTTTAATGCGCATACCGGATATCATTTTAGTACGGATTATCTGAAAGATGTCGTTTTTGATGAGGCTAATAACTGCTTGTGGATTGCCGCTGACTTTACAAACAGGGTCAACTGTTTTCATCTTGATAACTATCGGAATGATATATATGACCTCGAACCGCTCGGAGAGGAAAGTGTGGGAGAAGCTCTGTTTGCCTTGGCCGACACTCCTCGTAAATTGTATGTAGGTACAACATCTGCAGTTGTTAGTCTGGATAAACAGACCTTAAAAACTGAAGTGTTGTTTCATCAAAAGGAGTTGTTTACACATAATTATAACACTTTGTTGCTTGATTCGAAAAACCGGCTATGGTTTGCTTCCGATGATGGTTGTGTAGCTTATGTGATTGATAAAGGATGGTTTGAAACGTATAGGATAAGTCTGAAGAAGCAGGTCAGATCTCAAAAAGAGCTGGTCAATGTCATCTATGAGGATCGAAAGGGAAACATTTGGGTCGGAACACATGGCAACGGGCTTTTCTTGTTGGATAAGAAAGAGCGATTGTTTCGTTTGCATACTCCTGAAAGCGTATTATCGGGAGAAAATATCAGAGTGTTGGGCGAAACTCCTTCCGGGAATTTATTGATTGGTACCGGACATGGATTGTCTGTGTTAGAACAGAAAGACGGGAAAGTGATAAACTTCAATTCTAAAACAGGATTTCCGCTGACTCTTGTTAATAGGAAATCCATGCATGTATCCCGCAATCATGATATTTATATGGGAGGAGCTACCGGACTGGTTGCCATTCGTGAAAGTAGTTTGTCCTATCCTCCGAAAATATATGATTTGGAGTTGGCGCATTTGTATGTCAATAATAAAGAGATTACCACAGGCGATCAAACCGGCATCCTAAATAAGTCCTTTGCCTATACCGACCGGATTAAATTGAATTATTTGCAGAATGTGTTTTCTATCGGTTTCTCGACAGACAACTTTCTGCATATTGGCGGTGGTGAGGTAGAATACCGGTTGATAGGTTCTAATGACGAATGGAGTGAGAATCGTTTGGGGAATGATATTACCTATACAAATATATCTCCGGGCGATTATGTTTTTGAGATCAGACTGAAGAACTTTCCGGAAGTAATCAGATCTCTTCATATAACGATCACGCCACCTTTTTATGCCACCTGGTGGGCTTATACTATTTATGTGTGTGTGATTCTGACGATTCTATTCTTTGTGGTGAGAGAATATAGAATTCGGCTGTTCTTGAAAACATCATTGGATTTTGAACTTCGTGAGAAACAATATATTGAAGAAATGAACCAATCCAAACTGCGTTTCTTCACTAATATCTCACATGAAATCAGAACCCCTATTACCCTTATCCTGGGGCAGGTTGATCTGTTGTTGAATTCCGGTAAGTTGTCTACGTATGCTTATTCGAAATTACTGAATATACATAAAAATGCCGGTAACCTGAAATCATTGATAACGGAGTTGCTTGATTTCCGGAAACAGGAGCAGGGACTTTTGAAACTGAAAGTTTCTCAATTTGATTTATATTCTTTACTCAAAGAGCATTATGTATTGTTCAAAGAATTGGCAGCTAACAGGAATATTTCGTTTGTTTTGCATGCTGACTGTGAGCAATGCCTCGTGTGGGGAGATCGTATGCAATTGCAGAAAGTGGTTAATAACCTGCTGTCGAATGCTTTTAAATATACTTCAGACGGTGGAAGTATCAGTATGGAATTGGCTGATGGAGCGGATGAATGTATGTTTTCCGTTTCAGACAATGGGGCAGGAATATCCGAGGAAGATTACGTGAAGATATTCGAGCGGTTCTATCAGGCCGAGAATATCGGACAGTATGGAGGAACGGGTATCGGGCTGGCTTTAAGTCAGGGAATTGTGAAAGCTCATCAGGGAGATATAACTGTAGAAAGCCAGTTGGGGAAAGGTTCATGCTTTAAGGTCACTCTGAAGAAAGGAGATGCTCACTTTGATTCTTCTGTTTCCCGGATTGAACCGGAGCAGGATAAGGAATATATTTATTATTCGGAAGATAAAGAACTATTGGTTAAGGAGGTACAGACGGCTCAAAGTGAGAGTGGGACTACTGACTGCAAGCTGTTGGTTATTGATGATAATGAAGAAATCAGAAATATCCTTGTAGATATCTTTTCTCCATTGTACACGGTTGAAACTGCAAGTGATGGTGAGGAAGGGTATGAAAAAGTAAAAATGATGCAGCCTGATCTGGTTATTTCGGATATTATGATGCCCGGAATGCCCGGAACGGAATTGTGTGCCAAAATTAAGAACAATATTGAAACTTGTCATATCCCTGTCGTTCTTCTGACTGCCCTTAGTGCGCCCGAACGTGAGTTGGAAGGATTGAGAATTGGAGCGGATATTTATGTGGTGAAGCCGTTTAATATGCGGCGGCTGGTGATGCAATGCAATAATCTGATTAATACCCGCAGACTTTTACAGAATAAATATGCCCATCAGCTGGATAGCAAAGCGGAGAAGATTGCAACGAATGAACTCGATCAGAGGTTTATCGAACAAGCGACGCAGGTAGTGGAAGATAATATGGAAAATCCCGAATTCAGTGTAGATGTCTTCTCACGTGAGATGGGGGTGGGACGTACTGTCTTATTCCAGAAGATAAAAGGTATCACGGGAAGTACGCCAAATAATTTTATCATGAATCTGCGTCTGAAAAAAGCGGCATATTTTCTGCAGAATTCTCCGGAAATGAATATATCGGATATTGCTTACCGGTTAGGATTTGGAAATCCTCAATACTTCAATAAATGTTTTAAAGAACTTTTTGATATTGCTCCTACGCAATACCGAAAAGCTCATAATACCTCCTCCGAACCCTCTGTGAAGTGA
- a CDS encoding fasciclin domain-containing protein translates to MKKTILYKTLFFCWTILALTGCDLDLQKNYDYEPSVDDPYVKVTAWEYFQDHKDMFSELIAAIEYTGLKDYYTQTDNKYTFLALNNAGMQLYRENEFAGVASITDCDKEKVKNMLLYHIVDGEYSSYGQLQVEPMFVLTMLKGETGLMTMSVWKNPWQAAVGKILVNQTGSNGKSPQRQAKTSNILPTNGVIHIFENYCKYSK, encoded by the coding sequence ATGAAAAAGACAATATTATATAAGACTCTTTTCTTTTGTTGGACAATTTTGGCATTGACCGGTTGTGACCTGGACTTGCAAAAGAACTATGATTATGAGCCTTCGGTGGATGATCCGTATGTAAAAGTGACAGCATGGGAATATTTTCAGGATCACAAAGATATGTTCTCGGAGTTGATAGCAGCTATCGAGTATACAGGTTTGAAGGACTATTATACCCAGACTGATAATAAATATACTTTTCTGGCTTTGAATAATGCCGGTATGCAGCTTTATCGGGAGAATGAATTTGCAGGCGTAGCTTCCATTACAGATTGTGATAAAGAAAAGGTGAAGAATATGTTGCTTTATCATATTGTAGATGGAGAATATAGTTCTTATGGGCAATTGCAGGTAGAACCGATGTTCGTCTTGACTATGCTGAAAGGTGAGACTGGATTGATGACAATGTCTGTATGGAAAAATCCATGGCAGGCTGCAGTAGGTAAGATTCTGGTAAATCAGACCGGAAGCAACGGAAAATCTCCGCAACGGCAAGCTAAGACTAGCAATATTCTGCCGACAAACGGTGTGATTCATATATTTGAGAACTATTGCAAATATTCCAAATAA